A genome region from Microbacterium profundi includes the following:
- the mfd gene encoding transcription-repair coupling factor, which yields MTVPGILRALEEASLYHDALTWAQTDADLGLVDGLDAPTIAGLLDKRASSGHPASLLVVAPTGRRAESLAAALGSYVPDAEILSFPAWETLPHERLSPSPDTVGRRLETLRRITTWSGERPLIVVASVRAALQPIAANLGDTAPLSLVLGGRELELDDAIEQLVERAYSRVDMVSRRGEFAVRGGILDVFPPTSEHPYRVEFFGDEIDQIRAFSVADQRSLPGDVERVELPATRELLLTADVRDRARSLISGFPAIAGMLEKMAEGIPVEGMESLLPAVSGPLKALAEYFPEGTAVALVDPERSSARAQSLGETNREFLDAAWSAATSGASAPIDLGAGDFVSVARLREIVRERDGVWWRFSPFATDDDDAANIDASIIPSFHGNVDGAIDFVDGRLADGWRLVIAASGTGLVDRARDVLSDRGLAARVVDSLTDAPEPGVATLVLGALESGFQVPEAKLAVLTDNEFYGRTIGGDQRVVKRLASRRKNVVDPLQLKNGDFVVHATHGIAKFIEMTQREVSSGGRNATKTTRDYLVLEYAPSKRGYPGDKLYVPTDQLDLLSKYVGGEAPTLSKMGGSDWSAAKGKARRAVRDIAVELVKLYSARMSAKGHAFGPDTPWQRELEEAFPFAETPDQLQTIDEIKADMERPIPMDRLLSGDVGFGKTEVAVRAAFKAIQDGKQVAMLVPTTLLVKQHFETFAERFAGFPVKVRALSRFQTDKDARLTLEGLLDGSVDMVIGTHRILTDQIIFKDLGLLIIDEEQRFGVEHKEKLKKLKTNVDILAMSATPIPRTLEMAVTGIREMSTLATPPEDRHPILSFVGPRSDKQMAAAIRREILREGQIFFVHNRVQSIQRVASELAELVPEARIAVAHGQMGEHQLEQVVDDFWERKFDVLVSTTIVETGLDISNANTIIIDKADKYGLSQLHQLRGRVGRGRERAYAYFLYDDSKPLSETAADRLQTIAVNNDLGSGMQVALKDLELRGAGNMLGGEQAGHIAGVGFDLYLRMVGEAVATFRGEDVETGNELRMELPVDARIPETYIDSERLRLEAYQKLSAAAAATAKDDAIDLVIEELTDRYGTPPEEVEGLVAIARLRRRAARAGLADVVAMGSNLRVAPARLEDSMKVRLQRLYPAAKLIGGGEALVVPLPRPGGEPPTDAGLLEWVAQLFTALFPEPVAAASSPAAS from the coding sequence GTGACTGTTCCCGGGATTCTGCGCGCCTTGGAAGAGGCCTCTCTGTACCACGACGCCCTCACTTGGGCGCAGACCGATGCCGATCTCGGACTCGTCGACGGCCTCGATGCCCCGACGATAGCGGGGCTGCTCGACAAGCGAGCGAGCTCCGGTCATCCGGCATCACTGCTCGTCGTCGCGCCCACAGGACGTCGCGCGGAATCGCTCGCGGCCGCCCTCGGCTCCTACGTGCCGGATGCTGAGATCCTGAGCTTCCCCGCATGGGAGACCCTGCCGCACGAGCGGCTGAGCCCGAGTCCCGACACGGTGGGGCGACGGCTGGAGACGCTTCGTCGCATCACCACTTGGTCGGGTGAGCGCCCGCTCATCGTGGTCGCCTCGGTGCGAGCAGCATTGCAGCCGATCGCCGCCAACCTGGGTGACACCGCACCGCTGTCCCTCGTGCTCGGCGGCAGGGAACTCGAGCTCGACGATGCCATCGAGCAGCTCGTAGAGCGCGCGTACTCGCGGGTCGACATGGTCTCGCGCCGCGGCGAGTTCGCCGTGCGCGGCGGCATCCTCGATGTCTTCCCTCCGACCTCGGAGCATCCGTACCGCGTCGAGTTCTTCGGCGACGAGATCGACCAGATCCGTGCCTTCTCGGTGGCGGATCAGCGCTCGCTCCCCGGCGACGTCGAGCGAGTCGAATTGCCGGCGACCCGCGAACTGCTGCTCACCGCCGATGTGCGCGACCGTGCGCGCTCGCTGATCTCGGGGTTCCCTGCGATCGCCGGGATGCTGGAGAAGATGGCGGAGGGCATCCCGGTCGAGGGGATGGAGTCGCTGCTGCCCGCGGTGTCCGGTCCGCTCAAGGCGCTCGCCGAGTACTTCCCCGAGGGAACGGCCGTCGCGCTCGTCGACCCCGAGCGATCGAGCGCCAGAGCACAGAGCCTCGGCGAGACGAACCGAGAGTTCCTCGATGCTGCCTGGAGCGCCGCGACATCGGGCGCCTCCGCGCCCATCGACCTCGGCGCCGGCGACTTCGTCAGCGTCGCGCGGCTGCGTGAGATCGTGCGTGAGCGCGACGGCGTCTGGTGGCGGTTCAGCCCGTTCGCGACCGACGACGACGATGCGGCGAACATCGACGCCTCGATCATCCCGTCGTTCCACGGCAACGTCGACGGTGCGATCGACTTCGTCGACGGCAGGCTCGCCGACGGGTGGCGCCTCGTGATCGCAGCATCCGGCACAGGCCTCGTCGACCGTGCCAGAGACGTGCTGTCCGACCGTGGCCTCGCCGCGCGAGTGGTCGATTCGCTCACGGATGCCCCGGAACCCGGCGTCGCCACGCTCGTCCTCGGCGCGCTGGAGTCGGGGTTCCAGGTGCCGGAGGCGAAACTCGCGGTTCTCACCGACAACGAGTTCTACGGTCGTACCATCGGCGGCGACCAGCGTGTCGTCAAGCGGCTCGCCTCGCGCCGCAAGAATGTCGTCGATCCGCTGCAGCTCAAGAACGGCGACTTCGTCGTGCACGCGACGCACGGTATCGCGAAGTTCATCGAGATGACGCAGCGCGAGGTCTCCAGCGGAGGACGCAACGCCACCAAGACCACGCGCGACTATCTGGTGCTGGAGTACGCGCCATCCAAGCGCGGCTACCCGGGCGACAAGCTGTACGTGCCGACGGATCAGCTCGATCTGCTCTCGAAGTACGTCGGCGGCGAGGCACCCACGCTCTCGAAGATGGGCGGCAGCGACTGGTCGGCGGCGAAGGGAAAGGCCCGCCGTGCGGTGCGCGACATCGCCGTCGAGCTCGTGAAGCTGTATTCGGCGCGGATGTCGGCGAAGGGCCACGCGTTCGGGCCGGACACGCCGTGGCAGCGCGAGCTGGAAGAGGCATTCCCGTTCGCTGAGACGCCGGATCAGCTGCAGACGATCGACGAGATCAAGGCCGACATGGAGCGACCGATCCCGATGGACCGGCTGCTGAGCGGCGACGTCGGATTCGGCAAGACCGAAGTCGCTGTGCGCGCCGCGTTCAAGGCGATCCAGGACGGCAAGCAGGTCGCGATGCTCGTGCCGACCACGCTGCTGGTCAAGCAGCACTTCGAGACGTTCGCCGAGCGCTTCGCCGGGTTCCCTGTGAAGGTGAGGGCGCTGTCGCGCTTCCAGACCGACAAGGATGCGCGACTCACCCTGGAGGGGCTCCTCGACGGCTCGGTCGACATGGTCATCGGCACCCACCGCATCCTCACCGATCAGATCATCTTCAAAGATCTCGGGCTGCTCATCATCGACGAGGAGCAGCGCTTCGGTGTCGAGCACAAGGAGAAGCTGAAGAAGCTGAAGACCAACGTCGACATCCTCGCGATGAGCGCCACACCCATCCCGCGCACGCTCGAGATGGCGGTCACCGGCATCCGTGAGATGTCGACTCTCGCCACTCCGCCGGAGGATCGGCATCCGATCCTCTCGTTCGTCGGCCCGCGCAGCGACAAGCAGATGGCCGCGGCGATCAGGCGCGAGATCCTGCGCGAGGGCCAGATCTTCTTCGTGCACAACCGGGTGCAGTCGATCCAGCGCGTGGCTTCGGAACTCGCCGAGCTCGTGCCGGAGGCGCGGATCGCCGTCGCCCACGGCCAGATGGGCGAGCACCAGCTCGAGCAGGTCGTCGACGACTTCTGGGAGCGCAAGTTCGACGTGCTCGTCTCGACGACGATCGTCGAGACCGGCCTCGACATCTCCAACGCGAACACGATCATCATCGACAAGGCAGACAAGTACGGCCTCAGCCAGTTGCACCAACTTCGTGGACGCGTCGGCCGCGGGCGCGAGCGCGCGTATGCGTACTTCCTCTACGACGACTCTAAGCCGCTGTCCGAGACCGCTGCAGATCGCCTGCAGACGATCGCGGTGAACAACGATCTGGGCAGCGGCATGCAGGTGGCGCTCAAGGACCTCGAGCTGCGCGGCGCAGGCAACATGCTCGGCGGCGAGCAGGCGGGGCACATCGCCGGCGTCGGCTTCGATCTGTATCTGCGCATGGTCGGCGAGGCCGTGGCGACCTTCCGCGGCGAAGACGTCGAGACCGGCAATGAACTACGGATGGAGCTGCCGGTGGACGCGCGCATCCCCGAGACCTACATCGACAGCGAGCGCCTGCGCCTCGAGGCGTATCAGAAGCTGTCTGCCGCTGCCGCCGCGACGGCGAAGGACGATGCGATCGACCTCGTGATCGAGGAACTCACCGACCGATACGGCACCCCGCCGGAAGAGGTGGAGGGCCTCGTCGCCATCGCGCGTCTGCGTCGCCGCGCGGCGCGTGCCGGGCTCGCGGACGTCGTCGCGATGGGGTCGAACCTTCGGGTGGCGCCGGCGCGCCTCGAGGACTCGATGAAGGTGCGGCTGCAGCGACTGTACCCTGCGGCGAAGCTCATCGGTGGGGGAGAAGCACTGGTCGTGCCGCTCCCGCGCCCCGGCGGCGAACCGCCGACGGATGCCGGTCTGCTGGAGTGGGTCGCGCAGCTGTTCACCGCGCTGTTCCCCGAGCCCGTCGCCGCGGCCTCATCGCCTGCGGCATCCTGA
- a CDS encoding GNAT family N-acetyltransferase, translating into MEPVTLHTDRLVLRAPTPADIDAITAACQDPEIPRWTTVPSPYTREHGEGFVKLVAEWWEDGSQAVWGIFHDGVLVGVVGLHHITPHSSGGSTELGYWATAHARGQGFMVEACRVVIDWAFAELDLARIRWQAVAGNVPSARTARALGFRYEGLQRQALTSPRGRDDGWVAGLLPTDDRTPVEWSVLA; encoded by the coding sequence ATGGAACCCGTGACCCTTCACACCGACCGCCTCGTGCTCCGCGCGCCGACGCCAGCCGACATCGACGCGATCACGGCCGCGTGCCAGGACCCCGAGATCCCGCGTTGGACGACCGTTCCGAGTCCGTACACGCGTGAGCACGGTGAAGGCTTCGTGAAGCTGGTCGCCGAGTGGTGGGAAGACGGCAGCCAGGCGGTCTGGGGCATCTTCCACGACGGCGTGCTCGTCGGAGTCGTGGGCCTGCATCACATCACGCCACACTCCAGCGGCGGGTCGACCGAGCTCGGCTACTGGGCGACCGCGCATGCCCGCGGGCAGGGATTCATGGTCGAGGCGTGTCGCGTGGTGATCGATTGGGCGTTCGCCGAGCTGGATCTCGCCCGCATCCGCTGGCAGGCCGTCGCCGGGAACGTGCCATCCGCCCGCACCGCGCGTGCTCTGGGCTTCCGCTACGAAGGGCTCCAGCGGCAAGCGCTCACGAGCCCGCGCGGCCGCGACGACGGCTGGGTCGCAGGGTTGCTTCCCACCGACGACCGCACCCCTGTCGAGTGGTCCGTTCTGGCGTGA
- a CDS encoding Fpg/Nei family DNA glycosylase, which translates to MPEMPEVQGLVAFLGERAVGRTITRTSVGNIAALKTFDPPNNALHGAEITASARHGKFIVLSCGDDLHLVFHLAKAGWLRWYEMLPTTLIKPGKSPIALRVALNDDSGFDLTEAGTKKSLAVYVVRDPEEVPGIARLGPDPLEDSFDRAAFAALLEGRRMQIKGLLRDQSVIAGIGNAYSDEILHAARMSPYAIAGKLDEAEVDRLFTAMRTTLTDAVAEASGKPPADLKDAKRRGMQVHARRGEPCPVCGDTVRSVFFADRSMEYCPTCQTGGKPLADRRLSRLLK; encoded by the coding sequence ATGCCGGAGATGCCTGAGGTGCAGGGGCTGGTCGCGTTTCTCGGCGAGCGCGCGGTCGGTCGAACGATCACGCGCACGAGCGTGGGCAACATCGCCGCATTGAAGACGTTCGATCCTCCGAACAACGCTCTGCACGGGGCCGAGATCACGGCATCCGCGCGCCACGGCAAGTTCATCGTCCTCTCCTGCGGTGACGACCTGCACCTCGTGTTCCATCTCGCGAAGGCCGGGTGGCTGCGATGGTACGAGATGCTTCCGACGACGCTCATCAAGCCGGGGAAGTCCCCGATCGCGCTGCGCGTCGCGTTGAACGACGACAGCGGCTTCGATCTCACGGAAGCCGGAACGAAGAAGTCGCTGGCGGTCTATGTGGTGCGCGATCCTGAAGAGGTGCCAGGCATCGCTCGGCTCGGACCCGATCCGCTCGAGGATTCATTCGACCGCGCCGCGTTCGCCGCGCTGCTGGAAGGTCGGCGGATGCAGATCAAGGGGCTGCTGCGCGATCAATCCGTCATCGCCGGCATCGGTAATGCCTACTCCGACGAGATCCTGCACGCCGCACGCATGTCGCCGTATGCGATCGCCGGCAAACTCGACGAAGCCGAGGTCGATCGCCTGTTCACCGCGATGCGCACGACGTTGACGGATGCCGTGGCCGAAGCATCCGGAAAACCACCCGCCGACCTCAAAGACGCCAAACGCCGAGGGATGCAGGTGCACGCGCGGCGAGGAGAACCCTGCCCGGTCTGCGGCGACACTGTGCGCAGCGTGTTCTTCGCCGACAGATCGATGGAGTACTGCCCCACCTGCCAGACCGGCGGCAAGCCGCTCGCCGATCGGCGGCTGTCGCGGCTGCTGAAATGA
- the ribD gene encoding bifunctional diaminohydroxyphosphoribosylaminopyrimidine deaminase/5-amino-6-(5-phosphoribosylamino)uracil reductase RibD translates to MAVHEAERHAMTRALELAARGPRGANPQVGAVILSPEGEILAEGWHHGAGTPHAEVDALSKLHGDAAGGATAVVTLEPCNHTGRTGPCAVALIDAGISRVIYALDDPGAASGGGAERLRGAGVEVEAGEQADDARSLISDWLTAQRLGRPHITVKWAQSLDGRAAAADGTSQWITGPAARADVHRRRSAADAIIVGTGTVLADDPALTARDGDRLYEHQPIPVVIGSRETPADAAVRRHPHEAVFYGTRDLHVVVADLHDRGIQTAFIEGGPTLASAFIAAGLADRVLAYVAPVLLGGDRVALTDIGVPTIDAARRLTIEEWVPLGADLLAVAHFTESQNEGVR, encoded by the coding sequence ATGGCAGTGCACGAGGCGGAACGCCACGCGATGACGCGTGCGCTCGAACTCGCAGCACGCGGACCCCGAGGGGCCAACCCTCAGGTCGGCGCCGTGATCCTCTCCCCCGAAGGCGAGATCCTCGCAGAGGGCTGGCACCACGGAGCGGGCACCCCGCACGCCGAAGTCGATGCGTTGTCGAAGCTCCATGGCGACGCCGCCGGCGGCGCGACCGCCGTCGTCACCCTCGAGCCCTGCAACCACACCGGTCGCACCGGTCCTTGCGCCGTCGCACTCATCGACGCCGGCATCTCACGTGTGATCTACGCCCTCGACGACCCGGGCGCCGCCTCCGGCGGCGGTGCCGAGCGACTGCGCGGCGCCGGTGTCGAGGTCGAGGCCGGCGAACAGGCCGACGACGCCAGGTCGCTGATATCCGACTGGCTGACCGCGCAGCGCCTCGGACGTCCGCACATCACCGTGAAGTGGGCGCAGAGCCTCGATGGCCGCGCTGCAGCGGCCGATGGCACGAGCCAGTGGATCACCGGGCCCGCCGCTCGTGCCGATGTGCATCGTCGTCGGTCCGCGGCCGACGCGATCATCGTCGGCACCGGCACCGTGCTCGCGGACGACCCTGCACTCACCGCACGCGATGGAGACAGGCTGTACGAGCACCAGCCGATCCCCGTGGTGATCGGCTCACGCGAGACGCCGGCGGATGCCGCGGTGCGCCGCCACCCGCACGAGGCGGTGTTCTACGGCACCCGTGACCTGCACGTCGTGGTTGCGGATCTGCACGACCGCGGCATCCAGACCGCCTTCATCGAGGGCGGTCCGACACTCGCCAGCGCGTTCATCGCCGCCGGCCTCGCGGATCGGGTGCTCGCCTACGTCGCACCGGTGCTGCTGGGCGGCGACCGCGTCGCGCTCACAGACATCGGCGTGCCGACGATCGATGCCGCGCGTCGCCTGACCATCGAGGAATGGGTGCCGCTCGGTGCCGATCTGCTCGCCGTCGCGCATTTCACAGAATCGCAGAACGAGGGAGTCCGCTGA
- a CDS encoding riboflavin synthase codes for MFTGIIEEIGEITAITPAGDGWRLTVRAPKAALDAVHGESIAVSGVCLTVVGSTPDTFDADVMKQTLDVSALATASVGTRVNIEKAMPVGARLGGHIVQGHIDGVGAVVDVRPGDAWSVLRIGLPADLAPLVVDKGSISVDGTSLTVSAVSDPSTGSGSAAEAWFEISLIPETLVATTLGSRAVGDRVNLETDILARHVERLLAFRASSEGGSR; via the coding sequence ATGTTCACCGGAATCATCGAAGAGATCGGCGAGATCACCGCCATCACGCCGGCCGGCGACGGATGGCGCCTGACCGTGCGTGCGCCCAAGGCCGCACTCGACGCCGTCCACGGCGAATCGATCGCCGTCTCTGGAGTCTGCCTTACCGTGGTCGGCTCGACCCCTGACACGTTCGACGCCGATGTCATGAAGCAGACGCTCGACGTGTCGGCTCTTGCGACAGCATCCGTCGGCACGCGCGTCAACATCGAGAAGGCGATGCCCGTCGGTGCCCGGCTGGGCGGCCACATCGTGCAAGGGCACATCGACGGAGTCGGCGCGGTCGTCGACGTCCGTCCCGGTGACGCCTGGAGCGTACTGCGCATCGGCCTGCCAGCCGACCTCGCACCTCTCGTCGTCGACAAGGGCTCCATCTCCGTCGATGGCACCTCGTTGACGGTCAGCGCCGTGAGCGACCCTTCGACAGGCTCAGGGTCCGCCGCTGAGGCGTGGTTCGAGATCTCGCTCATCCCTGAGACTCTCGTCGCCACCACACTCGGCTCCCGTGCCGTCGGCGATCGCGTCAATCTTGAAACCGACATCCTCGCCCGGCATGTGGAGCGCCTGCTCGCGTTCCGGGCTTCATCGGAAGGAGGCTCGCGATGA
- a CDS encoding bifunctional 3,4-dihydroxy-2-butanone-4-phosphate synthase/GTP cyclohydrolase II: MSLATIEEALESLRAGRPVIVADDENRENEGDVILSAELATPEWVAWTVRWSSGFICAPMPADLADSLNLPPMVEANEDARSTAYTVSVDAAEGVTTGISASDRARTLNVLADPASTSTSVIRPGHVLPLRAVDGGVRERGGHTEAAVDLMKLAGLQPVGAIAEVVAEDGSMMRLPGLKDLGARDGVPVITIEQLIAHLNEIDPLDGPVQPSRAGKRRVSLRADATVPTDHGTFRFLAYKDRVTGTDHIAVVSGELEETALVRVHSECLTGEAFGSLKCECGPQLDAALDAIEKQGGVVIYMRGHEGRGIGLINKLRAYSLQEEGLDTVDANLALGLPADAREYAAAGGILSDLGVSKVRLLTNNTDKVKQLRELGLDVIEQVPLIVGVGPNNHQYLETKRDRMGHIIGEAELAEALAHGKNKA, encoded by the coding sequence ATGAGCCTTGCCACCATCGAAGAAGCTCTCGAGTCGCTGCGCGCCGGCCGCCCGGTCATCGTCGCCGACGACGAGAACCGTGAGAACGAGGGCGACGTGATCCTCTCTGCGGAACTCGCGACCCCCGAATGGGTCGCGTGGACCGTGCGCTGGTCGTCCGGATTCATCTGCGCACCGATGCCGGCCGATCTCGCCGACAGCTTGAACCTGCCGCCCATGGTGGAGGCCAACGAAGACGCCCGCTCGACCGCGTACACGGTCAGTGTGGATGCCGCAGAGGGCGTCACGACGGGAATCAGCGCGTCCGATCGCGCACGCACGCTCAACGTGCTCGCGGACCCGGCATCCACCTCCACGAGTGTCATCCGCCCCGGCCACGTGCTTCCGCTGCGCGCCGTCGACGGCGGTGTGCGAGAGCGCGGCGGACACACCGAAGCTGCCGTCGATCTGATGAAGCTCGCAGGGCTCCAGCCCGTCGGCGCGATCGCAGAGGTCGTCGCCGAAGACGGCAGCATGATGCGCCTGCCAGGTCTGAAAGATCTCGGCGCGCGTGACGGTGTGCCGGTGATCACGATCGAGCAGCTGATCGCGCACCTCAACGAGATCGACCCGCTGGACGGTCCGGTGCAGCCTTCGCGCGCCGGCAAACGTCGCGTGAGTCTGCGAGCGGACGCCACGGTGCCCACCGATCACGGCACCTTCCGCTTCCTCGCCTACAAGGACCGCGTGACGGGCACCGATCACATCGCGGTGGTCTCGGGTGAACTCGAAGAGACGGCTCTGGTGCGGGTACACTCCGAGTGCCTGACCGGCGAGGCGTTCGGATCGCTCAAGTGCGAATGCGGCCCGCAGCTCGACGCGGCTCTGGATGCGATCGAGAAGCAGGGCGGCGTCGTCATCTACATGCGTGGTCACGAGGGTCGCGGCATCGGTCTCATCAACAAGCTGCGCGCCTACAGCCTGCAGGAGGAGGGGCTCGACACCGTCGACGCCAACCTGGCTCTCGGCCTGCCTGCAGATGCCCGCGAATACGCGGCTGCGGGCGGCATCCTGAGCGATCTCGGTGTCTCGAAGGTGCGTCTGCTGACCAACAACACCGACAAGGTGAAGCAGTTGCGCGAACTCGGTCTCGATGTCATCGAGCAGGTGCCGTTGATCGTCGGCGTCGGCCCGAACAACCACCAGTATCTGGAGACCAAGCGCGACCGCATGGGCCACATCATCGGCGAAGCCGAGCTGGCCGAGGCACTCGCACACGGAAAGAACAAGGCATGA
- the ribH gene encoding 6,7-dimethyl-8-ribityllumazine synthase, with protein sequence MSGAGAPAPGEPIDATGLDVVIIAGTWHEVITNGMIAGAERVLNAANATHRLVRVPGSFELAVAAQAAFAGGADAVVALGVIIRGGTPHFEYVSSATTDGLTRVALDAGKPVGFGVLTVDDEQQGLDRAGIEGSKEDKGAEAADAALRTALVIRALRD encoded by the coding sequence ATGAGCGGCGCAGGGGCCCCCGCACCCGGCGAACCGATCGACGCGACGGGGTTGGACGTCGTCATCATCGCCGGCACCTGGCACGAGGTGATCACGAACGGCATGATCGCCGGCGCCGAGCGCGTGCTCAACGCCGCGAACGCGACGCATCGGCTGGTGCGCGTGCCAGGGTCGTTCGAGCTGGCAGTGGCTGCGCAGGCCGCCTTCGCCGGCGGAGCGGATGCCGTGGTCGCTCTCGGCGTCATCATCCGCGGTGGCACTCCCCATTTCGAGTACGTGTCGTCTGCGACGACCGACGGTCTCACCCGGGTGGCACTGGATGCCGGCAAGCCCGTCGGTTTCGGAGTGCTCACGGTCGACGACGAGCAGCAGGGGCTGGATCGCGCCGGCATCGAGGGCTCCAAGGAGGACAAGGGCGCTGAGGCGGCGGATGCTGCGCTGCGCACAGCCCTGGTCATCCGTGCGCTGCGCGACTGA
- a CDS encoding LacI family DNA-binding transcriptional regulator, with amino-acid sequence MEDVAREAGVSGQTVSRVVNARGYVGADTRTRVEQAMQSLGYRPNSAARALRSGRFRAIGVIMFSFSSYGNQRTLDAIAVRAAAMGYALTLIPVESSARETVAGAFRRIEEHAVDGIIIVIEAHQLDEAEVEMPHGLPVVFVDSNRGTSHPFVDTDQAQGARLATEHLLDLGHETVWHVTGPAKSYSAERRRESWRATLESRGREIPEVISGDWSAASGYQAGVRLRAIASVTAVFAANDQMAIGVVRAFRESGRDIPADVSVVGFDGLPDAAQLWPPLTTVQQHPEKVGALAVDALLAELDSGEHVQTPLVGTELVVRESTAPPHVSR; translated from the coding sequence ATGGAGGACGTCGCGCGTGAGGCGGGTGTCTCGGGTCAGACGGTCTCGCGAGTCGTCAACGCGCGCGGATACGTCGGCGCCGACACGAGGACGCGTGTCGAGCAGGCGATGCAGAGCCTCGGATATCGTCCGAACAGCGCCGCCAGGGCACTGCGCTCCGGGCGGTTCCGCGCCATCGGCGTCATCATGTTCTCGTTCAGCTCATACGGCAATCAGCGCACACTCGATGCGATCGCCGTGAGGGCCGCGGCGATGGGATACGCGCTGACACTGATCCCAGTGGAGTCGAGCGCGCGCGAGACGGTGGCCGGTGCGTTCCGCAGGATCGAGGAGCACGCCGTCGACGGCATCATCATCGTGATCGAGGCGCATCAGCTCGATGAGGCCGAGGTCGAGATGCCGCACGGGCTGCCGGTGGTGTTCGTCGACTCGAACCGCGGCACGAGCCATCCGTTCGTCGACACCGACCAGGCACAGGGCGCGCGGCTGGCGACCGAGCACCTGCTCGATCTCGGCCACGAGACGGTGTGGCACGTCACGGGACCTGCGAAGTCGTACTCAGCCGAACGGCGACGCGAATCGTGGCGGGCGACGCTCGAGTCGCGCGGCAGGGAGATCCCGGAGGTGATCTCGGGAGACTGGTCAGCGGCCTCCGGATATCAGGCAGGTGTGCGCTTGCGCGCGATCGCGTCGGTCACCGCGGTCTTCGCCGCGAACGACCAGATGGCGATCGGAGTGGTTCGCGCCTTCCGCGAGAGCGGGCGGGACATCCCCGCAGACGTCAGCGTCGTCGGCTTCGACGGGTTGCCGGATGCTGCGCAGCTGTGGCCGCCGTTGACGACCGTGCAGCAGCACCCGGAGAAGGTCGGCGCACTGGCCGTGGACGCTCTGCTCGCAGAGCTCGACAGCGGAGAGCACGTTCAGACCCCGCTGGTCGGCACCGAACTCGTCGTACGGGAGAGCACCGCGCCTCCGCATGTGTCGCGCTAG
- a CDS encoding carbohydrate ABC transporter permease: MTTDFTATLGSTGIRRREKRDWKGWAFVGPFMVVFALVFLTPLAYAMYLSFFQEKLIGGTAFVGLDNYVRALTDSQFWEAFGRVLIFLVIQVPIMLVLALGAALALDSARLRGASFFRILIFLPYAVPAVVAVLMWGYIYGDQFGLTANFNDFLGFDALTPFAKEWMLVSIGNIVTWEFVGYNMLIFYSSLKTIPTDMYEAASLDGAGAWRTIFSIKIPSVRGALVIASIFSIIGSFQLFNEPNILRPLAPNVITTYFTPNMYAYNLSFAGQQFNYAATIAIIMGIITAVIAYVVQLRGSKTEVR; this comes from the coding sequence ATGACGACTGATTTCACTGCGACGCTCGGAAGCACAGGCATCCGGCGCCGTGAGAAGCGCGACTGGAAGGGATGGGCCTTCGTCGGCCCGTTCATGGTCGTGTTCGCCCTCGTGTTCCTCACCCCGCTCGCCTACGCGATGTACTTGAGCTTCTTCCAGGAGAAGCTCATCGGCGGCACGGCGTTCGTGGGGCTCGACAACTACGTCCGCGCCCTCACCGACTCGCAGTTCTGGGAAGCGTTCGGACGCGTCCTGATCTTCCTCGTCATCCAGGTGCCGATCATGCTCGTGCTCGCCCTCGGAGCAGCGCTCGCACTCGACAGCGCGAGGCTCCGCGGCGCCTCGTTCTTCCGCATCCTGATCTTCCTGCCGTATGCGGTTCCTGCCGTCGTCGCCGTGCTGATGTGGGGGTACATCTACGGCGACCAGTTCGGGCTCACGGCGAATTTCAACGACTTCCTCGGGTTCGATGCGCTGACGCCGTTCGCGAAGGAATGGATGCTGGTCTCGATCGGCAACATCGTCACGTGGGAGTTCGTCGGCTACAACATGCTGATCTTCTACTCCTCGCTCAAGACCATCCCCACCGACATGTACGAGGCCGCCTCACTCGACGGCGCCGGCGCGTGGCGCACGATCTTCTCGATCAAGATCCCGTCCGTGCGCGGCGCTCTCGTGATCGCCAGCATCTTCTCGATCATCGGCAGCTTCCAGCTCTTCAACGAACCCAACATCCTGCGCCCTCTCGCCCCGAACGTGATCACCACGTATTTCACGCCCAACATGTACGCGTACAACCTGTCGTTCGCGGGCCAGCAGTTCAATTACGCCGCAACGATCGCGATCATCATGGGCATCATCACCGCCGTGATCGCCTACGTCGTGCAGCTGCGCGGCTCGAAGACGGAGGTGCGCTGA